Proteins encoded together in one Ogataea parapolymorpha DL-1 chromosome III, whole genome shotgun sequence window:
- a CDS encoding protein kinase yields the protein MDDFQVLELIGRGSFGCVRKVRRIADGKVFVRKEISYGAMNSKEKHQLSTEFRILRELRHPNIVQYLHHDHVQDEHQVHLYMEYCDGGDLSVLIKKYKERNEFIPETLIWQIFTQVLNALYKCHYGTSIEPVSNLFQSSPELEPKPVDHQVIIHRDIKPDNIFLLSDGYSIKLGDFGLAKWLQHENEFAKTYVGTPYYMSPEVLMDRPYDPVCDVWSLGCVMYELCALRPPFQAKTHLALQEKIKAGTFQPIPDHYSHRLQMVINACLIVDPVERATVNQLLQDASFKLFRKEWEMTQWEKRLREHETELLLKERKLVKFEDALNEECKNMNLKFEEIRNGYKNEFNYMLGLQLNKVLTELFGNQLSPTLRQQLANRVGKENYQQPAFQNHKLKGPRELYDRAQKRDEKRR from the coding sequence ATGGACGATTTCCAAGTGTTGGAGCTCATCGGACGAGGCTCGTTCGGATGTGTGCGCAAAGTAAGGCGGATCGCTGACGGAAAGGTGTTTGTACGCAAAGAAATATCATATGGGGCCATGAATAGCAAGGAGAAGCACCAGCTTAGCACCGAGTTTAGGATCTTACGAGAATTGAGACATCCCAACATTGTGCAGTATCTACACCATGACCATGTCCAGGATGAGCACCAGGTTCATTTGTATATGGAATACTGCGATGGAGGCGATTTATCGGTGCTGATAAAGAAGTACAAGGAGAGAAACGAGTTTATACCAGAAACACTGATCTGGCAGATATTTACCCAGGTGTTGAATGCGCTTTACAAATGTCACTATGGAACGTCGATAGAGCCCGTCAGCAATCTTTTCCAGTCATCGCCTGAACTGGAACCGAAACCTGTGGACCATCAGGTGATTATTCATCGCGACATCAAACCAGACAACATTTTCCTTCTATCGGACGGGTATTCGATCAAATTGGGCGATTTCGGTCTTGCAAAGTGGCTCCAACACGAAAacgagtttgccaagaCCTATGTGGGCACGCCATATTACATGTCTCCCGAGGTGCTGATGGACAGACCGTACGATCCCGTGTGCGACGTTTGGTCGCTCGGATGCGTTATGTATGAATTGTGTGCTCTACGTCCGCCTTTCCAGGCCAAGACTCACTTGGCAttgcaggaaaaaatcaaggctGGAACGTTCCAGCCGATCCCTGATCATTACTCGCATAGACTACAGATGGTCATCAATGCATGTCTTATTGTCGACCCCGTGGAACGCGCTACCGTCAACCAGCTGCTACAGGACGCTTCTTTCAAACTGTTCAGGAAAGAATGGGAAATGACGCAATGGGAGAAGCGGCTGCGCGAGCACGAAACAGAACTGCTTCTTAAAGAACGCAAGCTGGTCAAGTTTGAGGACGCTCTCAACGAAGAATGCAAAAATATGAATCTCaagtttgaagaaattaGAAATGGCTATAAAAATGAGTTTAATTACATGCTGGGGTTGCAACTCAACAAAGTTCTCACAGAGCTCTTTGGGAACCAGCTCTCGCCAACACTCAGACAGCAGCTTGCCAACAGAGTAGGCAAAGAAAACTACCAACAGCCGGCATTCCAAAACCATAAACTCAAGGGCCCCCGCGAGTTATACGACAGAGCCCAGAAAAGAGACGAAAAGAGACGATAG
- a CDS encoding Oxysterol-binding protein with ankyrin repeats — translation MNIASNASLLKLKLLDCLRSSDKDKLQELFNECRAINPPDPQVSLLLHQILIFAVQVAPLSVIEYIVQRKLVDDINAQDDQGNTALHYAAISSRNDVITFLMGQEDINDCIVNKQMKQPIECSSNMETVQLLSDLRTKFVEIKANELRSAFETRKFDVLDRLLSNPRVKNLLDINGTDPVTGDTVLLEFIKKDDIQMVKFILEHGGDPFKRNLNGKLPIDSAVSSTMKKLLKESCNHQTMIDPTNQSGQLHSGPPTFKGFLKKWTNFAGGYKLRWFILDAEGRLSYYTSPNDIYNSCRGMIHLASAQLRMDSSEKSKFEIIIKNRGNKASLKWHLKANHVIETNRWVWALQNAIRYAKDQERQQRAIAAEEQQRAKKTARNRESFESTRSNSTQNIGNRGSYNDQSPSPITAHQRTFSNASSVSLSSDDEGSGSLSSRENKSYKKPMRKLSKLAKRNKDAFALPEIKENADLKLPAKKDRSPSVGSFGSSGEAGSKITISSAADDERDTDLDDEDSSVHTTPRDSSIAEGEDIIAPNLNNSELAVSKNQMMIELKSFGEFLTAAESDESVSKGQVIEEAMTILSSLTSLSETQSDLLKKYENKFGKIIERQQEISKIWENTLKRLELEMQSREQKIVELEDKLHAIKKSLKNNPGIIQAVTEVAPNDTVRENIVNVESKSPEQIRQFLAEEEESEDEFFDAEDTGHEEEVDEQATGATESTAVADSSEEDNKGHVVVNGFELSSPKQLERLEKIKKEETFKGYEDPIRTTLKKEDNRPKISLWSVLKSMVGKDMTKMTLPVVFNEPTSLLQRSVEVLEYCSLLDKAATIDDSPTRMIYIAAFAASEYVSTVGRIAKPFNPLLGETFEYARPDQGYRVLAEQVSHHPPISALIAESPSWSYYGESNVDTKFFGRSFDIKHLGTWYVDLYPGKGVVDQKGQRVDHETYSWKKIRNSVIGIIVGNPTIDNYGEMEIRNHTTGDYMSFNFKQRGWRASSAGEVKGEIYSNDGKLKYTVGGHWNSKIFAKDATKPDAAKFLVWEANERTEMMFHLTNFAASLNAPQPHLLPVIACTDTRLRPDQRAMENGEYDLASTEKTRVENKQRAARKQRELSGEKYEPTFFVQAKHPVTGEIYWKYKDNYWVPRKEGKLRNYKDIF, via the coding sequence ATGAACATCGCATCCAATGCTAGtttgctcaagctcaaactgctggaCTGTCTGAGGAGCTCAGACAAGGATAAGCTACAAGAGCTTTTTAACGAATGCCGGGCAATCAACCCGCCGGATCCGCAAGTATCGCTTTTATTGCACCAGATCCTCATATTTGCGGTGCAGGTGGCTCCGTTGTCCGTAATAGAATATATCGTCCAAAGGAAACTGGTTGACGACATCAATGCTCAGGATGACCAGGGGAACACGGCACTGCACTACGCCGCAATTTCGTCTCGAAACGACGTGATTACGTTTTTAATGGGCCAGGAAGATATCAATGACTGTATTGTCAACAAGCAGATGAAGCAGCCCATCGAGTGCTCCTCAAATATGGAAACGGTGCAGCTGCTTTCTGACCTCCGGACAAAATTTGTGGAAATCAAGGCAAACGAGCTGAGAAGCGCTTTTGAGACACGCAAGTTTGACGTGCTCGATAGGCTGTTGAGCAATCCAAGGGTCAAAAACTTGCTAGACATCAATGGAACAGATCCCGTCACAGGAGACACTGTTTTGCTGGAGTTtatcaagaaagacgacATCCAGATGGTCAAGTTCATTCTGGAGCACGGAGGGGATCCGTTCAAACGGAATCTCAATGGCAAACTTCCTATTGACTCTGCTGTGTCGTCTACGATGAAGAAACTGCTGAAAGAATCGTGCAATCATCAGACCATGATCGATCCTACTAATCAAAGCGGGCAGCTTCACTCAGGCCCGCCAACATTCAAGGGTTTCCTGAAGAAATGGACCAATTTCGCCGGTGGCTATAAACTGAGATGGTTCATTTTGGACGCCGAAGGAAGACTCTCTTACTACACCTCTCCGAACGATATTTATAACTCCTGCCGTGGAATGATACATCTTGCAAGCGCTCAATTGCGCATGGACAGCTCTGAAAAGTCTAAGTTCGAGATCATTATCAAGAACAGGGGCAACAAGGCATCTCTTAAATGGCACCTCAAGGCCAATCATGTGATAGAGACGAATAGATGGGTCTGGGCATTACAAAATGCAATCCGCTATGCAAAGGACCAGGAGCGACAACAGCGTGCAATTGCTGCGGAAGAACAGCAACGGGCCAAGAAGACTGCAAGAAATAGAGAAAGCTTTGAGTCCACTCGGTCCAATAGCACACAGAACATTGGCAACCGCGGATCGTACAACGACCAGTCGCCATCGCCAATCACCGCCCATCAAAGAACGTTCTCCAACGCTTCTTCGGTGTCCTTATCTTCGGACGATGAAGGGTCTGGCTCGTTGTCTTCTAGAGAGAACAAATCGTACAAGAAACCGATGCGAAAACTTTCGAAGCTCGCCAAGAGAAACAAGGATGCGTTTGCACTACCTGAAATCAAAGAGAACGCCGATCTGAAGCTGCCTGCAAAGAAAGACCGTTCGCCTTCGGTTGGATCGTTTGGGTCTAGTGGGGAGGCGGGCAGTAAGATTACAATTTCTTCTGCGGCTGACGACGAACGCGATACGGAccttgacgacgaggataGCAGTGTCCATACAACTCCCCGTGACAGCAGTATTGCCGAGGGTGAGGATATCATTGCTCCGAATCTGAACAACTCGGAGCTTGCAGTGAGTAAGAACCAGATGATGATCGAGCTGAAATCGTTTGGCGAGTTTTTGACTGCTGCCGAATCCGACGAAAGCGTGTCCAAGGGCCAGGTGATTGAAGAGGCTATGACAATTCTttcgagtttgacgagcCTCTCAGAAACACAGTCTGATCTCTTGAAAAAGTACGAGAACAAGTTTGGCAAGATTATCGAGAGACAGCAGGAGATCTCCAAAATTTGGGAAAATACTCTCAAACGTTTGGAACTGGAGATGCAGTCGCGCGAGCAGAAAATTGTGGAACTCGAAGATAAGCTTCATGCGATCAAAAAATCTCTAAAGAACAATCCTGGAATCATCCAGGCCGTTACTGAGGTCGCGCCAAACGACACGGTGAGGGAAAACATTGTCAACGTCGAAAGCAAGAGCCCAGAACAGATTAGACAATTTTTGgccgaagaggaggagtctgaggacgagtttttcgatGCTGAAGACACTGGTCatgaagaagaagttgaCGAGCAGGCCACCGGCGCAACCGAGTCCACGGCCGTTGCAGATAGTTCTGAGGAAGACAACAAAGGCCATGTTGTTGTAAATGGTTTTGAGTTGTCAAGTCCAAAGCAGCTCGAACgacttgaaaaaatcaagaaagaggaaACATTTAAGGGCTATGAGGATCCAATTAGAACCAcgttgaagaaagaagacaaTAGACCGAAAATCTCGCTGTGGAGTGTTTTGAAGTCCATGGTAGGAAAAGACATGACTAAGATGACTCTACCTgttgttttcaatgaaCCAACCTCGCTCTTGCAGAGAAGTGTCGAGGTGCTCGAATACTGCTCGCTTCTAGACAaggctgccaccatcgacGATTCTCCTACAAGAATGATTTACATTGCTGCATTCGCTGCTTCGGAGTATGTTTCCACGGTGGGACGTATTGCTAAGCCATTCAATCCATTGCTCGGAGAGACTTTTGAGTATGCTCGTCCGGACCAGGGGTACAGGGTGCTGGCCGAACAAGTGAGTCATCACCCTCCAATATCCGCACTTATTGCTGAATCTCCATCGTGGTCTTATTACGGAGAGTCTAACGTGGATACCAAATTCTTCGGTCGCTCCTTTGACATCAAACATCTGGGTACGTGGTATGTGGATTTGTATCCCGGAAAAGGTGTTGTGGACCAGAAGGGCCAGAGAGTGGACCACGAAACGTAttcctggaaaaagatcaGGAATTCTGTCATTGGTATCATTGTCGGAAATCCAACCATTGATAACTATGGGGAGATGGAAATTAGAAACCACACCACTGGGGACTATATGAGcttcaatttcaagcaACGAGGCTGGAGAGCTTCCAGCGCAGGTGAAGTCAAGGGTGAGATTTACTCGAACGACGGTAAGCTAAAGTACACGGTTGGCGGACATTGGAATTCGAAGATCTTCGCCAAGGACGCAACCAAGCCTGATGCAGCGAAGTTCCTGGTTTGGGAAGCAAATGAGAGAACAGAGATGATGTTCCATCTCACGAACTTTGCGGCCTCGTTGAACGCGCCTCAGCCTCATCTTCTACCCGTTATTGCCTGCACAGACACAAGATTGCGCCCTGACCAGCGCGCAATGGAAAATGGAGAATATGACCTTGCCAGTACTGAAAAGACGCGCGTGGAAAACAAACAGAGAGCTGCCCGCAAACAGCGCGAGCTGTCTGGCGAAAAATACGAGCCTACCTTTTTCGTCCAGGCCAAGCATCCTGTGACGGGTGAGATCTACTGGAAGTACAAAGACAACTACTGGGTGCCTCGCAAAGAGGGAAAGCTGAGAAATTATAAAGACATCTTTTAA
- a CDS encoding putative membrane protein, producing the protein MAYNNTQRYLLLSDCSRAFLAFCVLARFAILFPLIGTRFLPGGIADFFLTVYLTSVLVDGFEYVTIFRKVPKKGVSRTSGWRVLGSIGARALVTALILNYPKSAKNISFSVLISSSMLVDCSRHLYNFYKVRTFGGSVWWLTNLRRILFGLLSPVLAASEAAMIFICLRLMETEYGYYREYIDYDVWADRAAVLVKGVLFAYAPVFYITYKNKMTAFWRLNTDTTKKTN; encoded by the coding sequence atgGCATATAATAATACCCAGCGATACCTGTTGCTATCGGACTGTTCGCGCGCGTTTCTGGCATTTTGCGTGCTGGCACGGTTTGCGATCCTGTTCCCGCTCATTGGAACGAGGTTTCTACCCGGTGGCATCGCTGACTTTTTCCTGACGGTGTACCTGACAAGTGTGCTTGTGGACGGGTTCGAATACGTGACGATTTTCCGCAAAGTGCCCAAGAAGGGTGTTTCTCGCACCTCTGGTTGGCGAGTGCTGGGTTCGATCGGCGCAAGGGCATTGGTGACGGCGCTCATTCTGAACTACCCTAAGTCTGCAAAGAATATCAGCTTCAGTgtcttgatctcgtcctcgatgCTAGTGGATTGTTCGCGCCACCTGTACAATTTCTACAAGGTGCGGACGTTTGGAGGGTCTGTGTGGTGGCTCACCAACCTGCGACGCATTTTGTTTGGTTTGCTGAGCCCCGTGCTCGCTGCCAGCGAGGCTGCCATGATCTTCATCTGCCTGAGACTCATGGAGACCGAGTACGGCTACTACAGAGAATACATCGACTACGACGTGTGGGCCGACCGTGCGGCAGTGTTGGTCAAGGGCGTACTATTTGCATATGCGCCAGTGTTCTATATCACATACAAAAACAAGATGACAGCATTCTGGAGACTGAACACAGACACAACCAAGAAAACCAACTGA
- a CDS encoding SIT4-associating protein SAP155, with product MSGIWPFFNSSFSNATINKILAEIDLDQQHLTSKPLDLQSVDPPASPPSNLTASRLLQTIQENDHLQQSMLESSNQPIERPHFNVSLFNKLIDQPNLLDEINLAKNQKLISYVTQPEVLETLIEYILVSISLSRDRSVCDPGHSIFEGENNVDVESEEQPKELDKYERALQRSVTASEVTLLLSSNIAPILFGDSSLLEKLWSGFFDRDVEEFFHPCKAVHSDDDSETEQEPTGEGTSLEDQPFKQTHNVTLFNNFLKLIDSLATANMNELMNFIRFQQKSALITDQFLKFVPQSPTICDLLVRLISTDKPYNPNGLIDILMDQNLILNLLKLVKIYYLEHHVQDNLCNLLNGIVGISSNVGFWEDSTQQQLNEFGEPLDPEQASAARANNPNIGPNDLTRQLVSRKCVLEMLDVLINYGHYGLVTVVSVVIEVIRKNNSDYDEFDWMQSVEAVVFDEEEEDEGTERMTRNLPNSRDPIYLGVMLKLFSIHLDEIKDNYLTEKYYKLNTVHELQSSLGEKIEPLGYERFKVMELVAELLHCSNMILMNKSSKLDYLMYKRDLWRDVKKTESLVMDALNDAINHDITKPMEKISLEDSSATVSSPSGEEFVKLPLDMSIGNFFKLRLLQTSCIPLIILKLHKFPWNNFMHNVVFDLVQQIFNGRLANWDEDRASNQEETRYDDNLSLNKVLIWSLFGDYEAFDLNEYECDEEYPGFFNLPNYILYCFNYSEEYESKHNFKLGYMGHLTLIAEEIHKFQNYVENFGMTREDQTFDVLKDDNDVTNPYYLKSSFYIFNSLFDKLFESTQFNGWIEFINTRLKEINAMYNKVLGNPAELSDSVMGEDEEDVSSTPMMSDRSVILLDNGDSEEFRNELEVIEGEEQDVDGGDLRPMTEEEGDRGRRK from the coding sequence ATGAGCGGGATTTGGCCCTTTTTCAACTCCTCGTTCTCTAATGCCACTATAAACAAGATTCTGGCCGAGATAGACTTGGATCAACAGCACCTCACTTCCAAACCACTAGATCTTCAATCTGTGGACccaccagcttctcctccatCCAACCTGACTGCATCACGATTACTGCAGACCATCCAGGAAAACGACCATCTCCAGCAGTCCATGCTTGAGTCCAGCAACCAGCCAATTGAACGCCCGCACTTCAACGTGTCTCTGTTCAACAAACTCATAGATCAGCCAAATCTTCTAGATGAAATTAACCTTGCCAAAAACCAGAAACTGATCAGCTACGTGACGCAGCCGGAAGTGCTGGAGACGTTAATCGAGTACATTCTCGTGTCAATTAGTCTCTCGCGGGACAGATCGGTGTGTGATCCCGGCCACAGCATATTCGAAGGCGAGAACAACGTCGATGTCGAGAGCGAAGAGCAACCCAAGGAACTGGACAAGTATGAGCGGGCGTTGCAGCGTTCTGTGACCGCGAGCGAGGTCACATTGCTTCTCAGTAGCAATATAGCGCCAATCCTGTTTGGCGACTCCAGTTTGCTAGAGAAACTGTGGTCCGGTTTTTTCGACCGCGACGTGGAGGAGTTTTTCCATCCTTGCAAAGCAGTCCATAGCGATGACGACAGCGAGACGGAGCAGGAGCCGACCGGCGAGGGCACCAGCCTGGAGGACCAGCCATTTAAGCAAACCCATAACGTGACGCTGTTCAacaattttctcaaactcatAGACAGTCTTGCTACAGCCAACATGAACGAACTGATGAATTTTATTCGGTTCCAGCAAAAATCGGCCTTGATCACAGACCAGTTTTTGAAGTTTGTGCCGCAATCGCCGACAATCTGCGACCTCCTAGTTAGGTTGATATCCACCGACAAACCGTACAATCCCAACGGGCTGATTGACATATTGATGGACCAGAATTTAATCCTCAATCTGCTGAAACTCGTGaaaatatattatttggAGCACCATGTCCAGGATAACCTCTGCAATCTGCTCAATGGAATTGTTGGGATTAGCTCAAACGTTGGGTTCTGGGAGGACTCTACgcaacagcagctgaacgagTTCGGCGAGCCCTTGGACCCAGAGCAAGCGTCTGCTGCGCGAGCCAACAATCCGAATATCGGCCCAAACGACCTTACCAGACAGCTGGTCTCACGAAAATGCGTTCTGGAAATGCTCGACGTCTTGATCAATTATGGGCATTATGGGCTGGTGACGGTTGTATCCGTGGTGATTGAGGTGATCCGCAAGAATAACTCTGATtacgacgagttcgacTGGATGCAGTCTGTGGAGGCtgttgtttttgacgaggaagaggaggacgaggGTACAGAGAGAATGACCAGgaacttgccaaactcgAGAGATCCTATTTATTTGGGAGTCATGTTGAAGCTGTTTTCCATCCATTTggacgaaatcaaggacAACTATCTCACCGAAAAATACTACAAACTGAATACAGTGCATGAGTTGCAGAGCTCTCTAGGCGAGAAAATAGAGCCTCTAGGGTACGAGCGATTTAAAGTCATGGAGCTTGTGGCCGAACTCTTGCATTGTTCCAACATGATCCTTATGAACAAGTCGTCGAAACTGGACTATCTGATGTACAAACGTGACCTATGGAGAGACGTGAAGAAGACGGAGTCGCTGGTCATGGATGCGCTAAACGACGCGATCAACCACGACATCACCAAGCCGATGGAAAAAATATCGCTCGAGGATTCCTCGGCGACGGTATCGAGCCCATCAGGCGAAGAATTTGTCAAGCTGCCATTGGACATGTCGATTGGAaactttttcaagctgcGGCTTCTGCAAACGAGCTGTATTCCACTGATTATTCTCAAGCTCCATAAATTCCCGTGGAACAACTTCATGCACAACGTGGTGTTCGATCTGGTGCAGCAGATTTTCAACGGACGACTCGCCAACTGGGATGAGGACCGGGCATCCAATCAAGAGGAAACCAGATACGACGATAACTTGAGCCTGAATAAAGTGCTGATCTGGTCGCTGTTTGGCGACTACGAGGCCTTCGACCTTAACGAGTACGAGTGCGACGAGGAGTATCCCGGTTTCTTCAATCTTCCCAACTATATTCTCTACTGTTTCAACTACTCTGAGGAGTACGAGAGCAAGCACAACTTCAAGCTTGGCTACATGGGCCATCTGACTCTGATAGCCGAGGAAATACACAAATTCCAGAACTATGTCGAAAACTTTGGCATGACGAGAGAAGACCAGACATTCGACGTGCTCAaggacgacaacgacgtCACCAACCCGTACTATTTGAAGTCGTCGTTTTATATATTCAACTCACTGTTTGACAAGCTCTTCGAGAGCACGCAGTTCAATGGCTGGATCGAGTTCATCAATACGCGgctcaaggagatcaacGCGATGTATAACAAAGTGCTGGGGAATCCTGCTGAGCTCAGCGACAGCGTCATgggcgaggacgaagaggatgTCTCTTCTACTCCGATGATGAGCGACCGGAGCGTGATATTGCTCGACAACGGCGACAGCGAAGAGTTCCGCAACGAACTCGAAGTCATTGAGGGTGAGGAACAGGATGTCGACGGCGGCGACTTACGACCAATGACAGAGGAAGAAGGTGATAGGggcagaagaaaataa
- a CDS encoding 60S ribosomal protein L5 gives MAFTKALKTSAYHSRYQTPFRRRAEGKTDYYARKRLVTQHKAKYNSPKYRLVVRFTNKDIICQIVSSTLTGDVVLTAAYSHELPRYGITHGLTNWAAAYATGLLVARRALQKLGLDETYQGVEEVEGEYELTEAVEDGPRPFKVFLDVGLQRTTTGARVFGALKGASDGGLYIPHSPSRFPGWDIESEELDAEVLRKYIFGGHVAEYMEELMDDDEEKYRTLFQGYIADDIDADAIEDLYTEAHEKIREDPSFKPTEKKFTKEQYAAESKKYKQKKLTKEERRERVAAKIAAFKAAQQ, from the coding sequence ATGGCTTTCACTAAGGCACTCAAGACCTCTGCTTACCACTCCCGTTACCAGACTCCTttcagaagaagagctgAGGGAAAGACCGACTACTATGCCAGAAAGAGACTCGTCACCCAACACAAGGCCAAGTACAACTCTCCAAAGTACAGATTGGTCGTCAGATTCACCAACAAGGACATCATCTGCCAAATCGTCTCCTCCACCTTGACCGGTGACGTTGTCTTGACCGCTGCTTACTCCCACGAGCTCCCAAGATACGGTATCACCCACGGTCTGACCAACTGGGCTGCTGCCTACGCTACTGGTTTGCTCGTTGCCAGAAGAGCCCTGCAAAAGCTCGGCCTGGACGAGACCTACCAGGGTGTCGAGGAAGTTGAGGGTGAGTACGAGCTCACTGAGGCTGTTGAGGACGGTCCAAGACCATTCAAGGTCTTCTTGGACGTTGGTTTGCAAAGAACCACCACCGGTGCCAGAGTTTTCGGAGCTCTGAAGGGTGCTTCTGACGGTGGACTGTACATTCCACACTCTCCATCCAGATTCCCAGGTTGGGATATCGAGTCTGAGGAGCTTGACGCCGAGGTCCTGAGAAAGTACATTTTCGGTGGTCACGTTGCTGAGTAcatggaggagctgatggacgacgatgaagagAAGTACAGAACTCTGTTCCAGGGCTACATTGCCGACGACATTGATGCCGATGCCATTGAAGACCTGTACACCGAGGCTCACGAGAAGATCAGAGAGGACCCATCGTTCAAGCCAACCGAAAAGAAGTTCACCAAGGAGCAATATGCTGCTGAGTCTAAGAAGTAcaagcagaagaagctcaccaaggaggagaGAAGAGAGAGAGTTGCTGCCAAGATTGCTGCTTTCAAGGCTGCTCAACAGTAA
- a CDS encoding Histone acetyltransferase catalytic subunit of NuA3 complex that acetylates histone H3, involved in, which produces MSDATKSPGRKRRRLFKSLEIPDNKIYDGLHEAAVRRAQSTASDNNRQEIRSLRARPRSVDYSDPYADDNGMAAESGKPGEKLVLKIKYNGDGEVIQMKNSQKGVYEVGEEELELPFRGLFSFKDANTYYTRPTMEFRALFAKMKTESEGSRHLHGDLSLVRKLTSEEKLAQQDYELQTSTVSKLRCVHFRNYEIDTWFKSPYPQQYSSNYVLHLCEYCLKYFSSSFTLRRHEKKCPYSQRPPGTEIYRASRLAMFEIDGRKNVVYCQNLCLFAKLFLNSKTLYYDVEPFMFYVLCEIDEDGYHFVGYFSKEKLNGTNYNLSCILTLPIYQRRGYGNFLIDFSYLLSRREFRLGTPEKPLSDLGLFSYRNYWKISVAKALKSLVEADKAHQVSVDDICNLTGMIHNDVIVGLEQLKALVRDPETEKYGIWIDMELVNRVLAEWNEKNYVQIKQERLLWKPVILGPSGGINTTSTMVLTTDRENDEKTSMSNISLIINFLRDDLEDNRDLEIQTLDKIKSENAEFNFDRSVVCYPGRTFSKSEPVSPEQTPKSEPVDPDPFGIDVAQSSSDDEFIDNASDSSI; this is translated from the coding sequence ATGAGTGATGCCACGAAATCCCCTGGTCGCAAGCGTCGTAGGCTGTTCAAAAGTCTAGAAATTCCCGATAATAAGATCTATGATGGACTGCATGAGGCTGCCGTGCGACGTGCGCAGTCTACGGCGAGCGACAACAACCGTCAAGAAATTCGGAGTTTGCGAGCGCGACCTCGATCTGTCGACTATTCTGACCCATATGCTGACGACAATGGTATGGCGGCGGAGTCTGGAAAGCCTGGTGAAAAACTggtgctgaaaatcaaATACAACGGAGACGGCGAAGTCATCCAGATGAAAAATTCACAAAAGGGTGTTTACGAAGTaggagaagaagagcttgagctgCCTTTTCGAGGACTCTTCTCTTTCAAGGACGCAAACACCTACTACACACGGCCGACCATGGAATTCAGAGCTCTGTTTGCCAAAATGAAAACCGAAAGCGAAGGCTCCAGACATCTGCACGGAGACTTATCTTTGGTTAGAAAACTCACTAGCGAGGAAAAGCTAGCTCAGCAGGATTACGAGTTGCAAACTTCAACAGTCTCTAAATTGCGCTGTGTGCACTTCCGAAACTACGAGATAGACACATGGTTCAAGTCGCCGTATCCGCAACAGTACTCGTCCAACTACGTGTTGCATCTGTGCGAATACTGCCTCAAGTAtttttcgtcctcctttACGCTGCGAcgacacgaaaaaaaatgtcCCTACTCGCAACGGCCGCCGGGAACAGAAATCTACCGGGCGTCGCGCTTAGCTATGTTTGAAATCGACGGCCGCAAGAACGTGGTGTACTGCCAGAATTTGTGTTTGTTTGCCAAACTCTTCCTTAACTCGAAGACGCTCTATTACGACGTTGAGCCGTTCATGTTTTACGTTTTGTGCGAAATTGACGAAGATGGGTATCATTTTGTCGGCTATTTTTCTaaagagaagctgaacgGAACCAACTACAATCTGAGCTGCATTCTAACCCTACCCATCTATCAGAGAAGAGGTTACGGAAATTTTCTTATAGATTTTAGTTATCTTCTATCTCGCAGAGAGTTCAGGCTTGGCACCCCGGAAAAACCACTCAGCGATCTGGGACTGTTTAGCTACCGGAACTACTGGAAGATATCCGTTGCGAAAGCTCTCAAGTCGCTTGTGGAAGCTGACAAGGCACACCAAGTCTCGGTGGACGATATTTGCAACCTCACAGGTATGATTCATAATGACGTCATAGTGGGACTCGAGCAACTCAAGGCCCTGGTTAGAGATCCCGAAACGGAAAAGTACGGTATATGGATAGACATGGAACTTGTCAACAGGGTTCTCGCCGAGTGGAATGAAAAGAATTACgtccagatcaaacaggagCGCTTACTTTGGAAACCCGTGATTTTGGGGCCGTCCGGAGGAATCAACACTACATCCACTATGGTCCTTACTACTGACCGCGAAaacgacgaaaaaacgTCTATGTCAAACATCTCGTTAATCATCAATTTCCTGCGCGACGACCTCGAAGATAATCGCGATTTGGAGATACAGACACTGGATAAGATAAAGTCTGAAAATGCGGAGTTTAATTTTGACAGGTCTGTGGTCTGCTACCCGGGGAGAACCTTTAGTAAGTCTGAACCCGTGAGTCCCGAACAAACTCCCAAGTCTGAGCCAGTCGACCCAGACCCTTTTGGAATTGATGTCGCGCAAAGCTCGTCCGATGACGAATTTATTGATAATGCAAGTGACTCATCTATCTGA